The following proteins are co-located in the Eleginops maclovinus isolate JMC-PN-2008 ecotype Puerto Natales chromosome 1, JC_Emac_rtc_rv5, whole genome shotgun sequence genome:
- the renbp gene encoding N-acylglucosamine 2-epimerase has product MSAVKLEEFRERIRKELDTTVDFWLKHSHDPLHGGFFTCLGKDGKVYDELKYVWLQGRQVWMYSRLYRTMDRFRRPEILEAAKAGGAFLRRFARVPSSGSGQWKCAFCLTRDGKAVKIQRTIFSECFYILAMDELSRVTGDKDMQLEAEQMMEQLISWVRVDPSGLGRPQLPGDVPTNSMAVPMMLLCLVQQLTEGRGAEVVQKYTELASWCVQQILQHIQRGGTAILENVSGNGAELPGCQGRLQNPGHALEAGWFLLQLSAQQKDEALQKTAIDKFMELPYQYGWDKEHGGLFYFLDVDGHCPTQLEWNMKLWWPHCEALIAFLMAYSHTKKPELLHRFSEVFEYTFKHFPDAQEGEWFGYLTQEGKVALDFKGGPFKGFFHVPRCLYMCERILDDMLAKKD; this is encoded by the exons atGTCTGCAGTGAAGCTGGAGGAGTTCCGAGAGCGGATTCGTAAAGAACTGGACACCACAGTGGACTTCTGGCTCAAACACTCTCACGACCCTCTGCATGG AGGCTTCTTCACCTGTTTAGGGAAGGATGGGAAGGTTTATGATGAGTTGAAGTACGTCTGGCTGCAGGGCAGACAG GTTTGGATGTATAGTCGTCTGTACAGAACAATGGATCGCTTCCGTAGGCCTGAAATCCTGGAAGCAGCAAAAgcag GAGGAGCATTCCTGAGGAGGTTCGCTCGTGTCCCCAGCAGTGGCAGTGGCCAATGGAAGTGTGCCTTCTGCCTAACTAGAGACGGTAAAGCAGTGAAGATTCAGAGGACTATTTTCAGCGAGTGCTTCTACATTTTGGCCATGGATGAACTGAGCAGGGTTACTGGGGACAAGGACATGcag CTGGAGGCTGAACAGATGATGGAGCAGTTGATAAGCTGGGTGCGGGTTGACCCGTCTGGCCTGGGCCGGCCCCAGCTTCCTGGAGACGTTCCCACCAACAGCATGGCAGTTCCCATGATGCTGTTGTGTCTGGTGCAGCAGCTCACTGAAGGCCGGGGGGCAGAGGTTGTTCAGAAGTacacagagctggccagctggTGTGTGCAGCAGATTCTACAACACATCCAG agaggaggcacaGCTATTTTAGAGAATGTGTCAGGGAATGGAGCAGAGCTGCCAGGGTGCCAGGGCCGACTGCAGAACCCAG GCCATGCCCTGGAAGCCGGCTGGTTCCTGCTTCAGCTCAGCGCCCAGCAGAAGGACGAGGCTCTCCAGAAGACGGCCATCGACAAGTTCATGGAGCTCCCCTACCAGTACGGCTGGGATAAAGAGCATGGCGGCCTCTTCTACTTCCTGGATGTTGATGGTCACTGCCCTACACAG TTGGAGTGGAATATGAAGCTGTGGTGGCCCCACTGTGAGGCCCTCATCGCCTTCCTGATGGCCTACAGTCACACCAAGAAGCCCGAGCTGCTGCACAGAttctctgaagtgtttgaatACACCTTCAAGCAT TTTCCTGATGCTCAGGAAGGCGAGTGGTTTGGCTATTTAACACAAGAAGGGAAAGTGGCGCTGGATTTCAAAGGAGGCCCCTTTAAAG ggTTCTTCCATGTGCCTCGCTGCCTGTACATGTGTGAGCGTATTCTGGATGATATGCTGGCAAAAAAGGACTGA
- the lrif1 gene encoding uncharacterized protein lrif1, producing MNPAIQEMDPVQSNTATFYEAVPAVGPDGTDIMKLIPVQIVNRQFFQYPSSQHETHPTPQRAEAVNISSAPVKMFKANPELCNSVKKYLSQKQKTKLRTIAPSATPAVNIGKSGRVTIQLPVTGKSPELPRGQPSNTQVQTVLTVLAPELPEKPILTSSANASLSSGQPGVVNVLPIKSDSQGVTPQIDSALDTLKLLCNMANKTSCGPLLKGSPHLTLIPKGSRKPNSPMKWVVDEEDSALLPTPDPVNSVTSKILRVVAERENAEKLCDVITKPSHTVEPIASSVASEIIGVAAERENAEKLCDVITKPGPIPEPVPSFVASEILRVAAEREKASKQCDVVTMSVSRCSPGTSVDGMKHMLVIKNRKDPAQQQNSKFISILPKIAGLPRNGEEVGGIPKCPGLGTTVRKSEKLGKPPSQHQVTVKYPLPRGHRLQSPPDTQVGPVLASVVSPAVKKHVLTSSANSRLSPGFHNVVNLSPTTSVNQGGNPQSDSTLGIRKFLRKTSPGPPSKHQSIKSTLKIDSKGFRKAQQPHEVGG from the exons ATGAATCCCGCAATTCAAGAAATGGATCCGGTTCAAAG caaCACCGCCACCTTCTACGAGGCAGTACCTGCTGTCGGACCCGATGGAACTGACATCATGAAACTGATTCCTGTACAAATCGTCAACAGACAGTTTTTCCAATATCCATCAAGCCAACACGAAACACACCCTACACCACAGAGAGCTGAAGCCGTGAACATTTCCTCAGCACCTGTCAAGATGTTTAAAGCAAATCCGGAACTTTGTAACTCAGTGAAAAAGTATCTATcgcagaaacagaaaacaaagttaAGGACCATAGCTCCAAGTGCAACACCTGCAGTTAACATTGGGAAGTCCGGAAGAGTTACGATTCAGCTCCCAGTCACAGGGAAATCTCCAGAACTCCCTAGAGGACAGCCCTCTAACACACAAGTCCAAACAGTCCTAACAGTCCTAGCACCTGAACTACCTGAGAAACCGATTCTTACTTCATCAGCCAACGCCTCTCTGAGTTCAGGCCAACCCGGTGTGGTCAACGTGTTACCTATAAAAAGTGACAGTCAAGGCGTTACTCCACAGATTGACTCTGCACTCGACACGCTCAAGCTTCTTTGCAACATGGCAAATAAAACGTCATGTGGACCTCTATTAAAAGGATCACCACATTTAACATTGATTCCAAAGGGTTCACGAAAGCCCAACAGCCCCATGAAGTGGGTAGTTGATGAAGAGGACAGCGCATTACTTCCAACTCCTGATCCGGTTAATTCTGTAACTTCAAAGATTCTTCGAGTTGTTGCTGAGAGAGAAAACGCTGAAAAACTCTGCGACGTCATTACCAAACCCAGTCATACTGTTGAACCCATTGCTTCTTCTGTTGCGTCAGAGATTATTGGAgttgcagcagagagagaaaacgcTGAAAAGCTCTGTGATGTCATTACCAAACCAGGTCCGATCCCTGAGCCTGTTCCATCTTTTGTTGCATCAGAGATTCTTCGAgttgctgcagagagagaaaaggccaGCAAGCAATGTGATGTTGTCACAATGTCAGTTTCTCGGTGTAGTCCGGGCACAAGCGTAGACGGAATGAAACACATGTTGGTAATCAAGAACAGAAAGGATCCAGCACAGCAACAGAATTCGAAATTTATTTCCATACTTCCTAAGATCGCAGGTCTTCCAAGAAACGGTGAGGAAGTAGGGGGAATTCCGAAATGTCCAGGACTAGGAACTACCGTGAGAAAGAGTGAGAAGTTAGGAAAACCTCCTAGTCAGCACCAAGTAACAGTGAAATATCCACTACCCAGAGGACATCGCCTTCAGAGTCCCCCTGATACACAAGTCGGACCAGTCCTAGCATCTGTAGTATCACCGGCTgtcaaaaaacatgttcttaCTTCATCAGCCAACTCTCGTCTAAGTCCAGGATTCCACAATGTTGTCAATTTGTCCCCTACTACGAGTGTCAACCAAGGAGGTAATCCACAAAGTGATTCTACACTTGGAATACGCAAGTTTCTTAGAAAAACGTCACCTGGACCTCCATCAAAGCATCAAAGCATCAAAAGCACACTTAAGATTGATTCAAAAGGATTCAGAAAGGCCCAACAGCCCCATGAAGTGGGTGGTTGA
- the LOC134870779 gene encoding uncharacterized protein LOC134870779 → MIPASWTSSLALEPCKLADPLLRHMFGITADVKIKLQRIDKDSFAKLLLSESMKSLEDNQELASGLQEKDFSLQDLRSLQDGNSWNGKVLKTEPEDCDSPTPLPEFYQSGSTLDKGTSCHIKSEPDCGYVEPIDEDFLSTDESDIPNSRDIAGQPQTPTCVDTNTNMGRMGRKRKRTMCPCCVPTQLEKPEKWEWKTEQASRRGGKTKFAKKVVKTSGKINCQKVECKTAEVPRSESEITVSEAVKLHEQIKRLKELLHEKEAALEQMTNSVGEGQTI, encoded by the coding sequence ATGATTCCTGCAAGTTGGACATCTTCTCTGGCATTGGAACCCTGTAAATTGGCCGATCCTCTGCTGAGACACATGTTTGGAATAACAGCCGATGTGAAAATTAAACTGCAGAGGATTGATAAAGACTCGTTTGCAAAACTTCTACTGAGTGAGTCCATGAAGTCGCTGGAGGATAATCAAGAACTAGCAAGCGGGTTGCAAGAGAAAGATTTTTCTTTACAGGACCTTCGCAGTCTACAAGACGGTAACAGCTGGAATGGTAAAGTACTGAAAACTGAACCAGAGGATTGTGACAGTCCAACTCCTCTCCCTGAGTTTTACCAATCAGGCAGCACTCTGGACAAAGGAACATCTTGTCATATTAAAAGTGAGCCAGATTGTGGCTACGTGGAGCCCATAGATGAAGATTTCCTCAGCACAGACGAAAGCGACATCCCTAATTCGCGGGACATCGCTGGCCAGCCGCAGACTCCGACTTGTGTGGATACGAACACAAACATGGGGAGAATGGGAAGGAAAAGGAAGCGCACAATGTGTCCTTGTTGCGTCCCAACACAGTTGGAGAAGCCCGAGAAGTGGGAATGGAAGACGGAGCAGGCGAGTagaagagggggaaaaacaaAATTTGCCAAAAAGGTTGTAAAAACATCTGGAAAGATCAACTGTCAAAAAGTTGAATGTAAGACTGCTGAGGTGCCACGGAGTGAGAGTGAGatcactgtctctgaagcaGTCAAACTACACGAACAGATCAAAAGACTCAAAGAGCTTCTGCACGAGAAAGAGGCCGCTTTAGAACAGATGACAAACAGCGTGGGCGAAGGTCAAACAATTTAA